The Bacillus sp. es.036 genomic sequence GGATATAGTAAACAAAAATCGCTCCTAGAATAAGGCCCATTGTTGCCCAGCCGTTCATTAAGTTATTCAATAGACCAGCTGGTGCTGTGACAAACACCGTTCCTGTTAGAAGGAGAAGTAGAACGGCGAATGCATTTACAACGTGCTTCATCACTTTTCCAAGAAACTTTCCTGCAAGTTCAGGTAAGTGAGCGCCCCTGTTACGAATGGAGATCATTCCTGTAAGGTAATCGTGAACAGCTCCTGCGAAAATACAGCCAAATACGATCCAGAGAAAAGCGACTGGCCCGTAGAGTGCACCAAGAATCGGGCCGAATATTGGACCAACCCCTGCAATGTTCAATAATTGGATTAAAGAATTTTTCTTCGTGTTCATTGGAAGGTAATCGACGCCATCCTGATGCGTATAGGCGGGGGTTTGACGTGCTTCCTTAATGCCAAAAATTTTCTCAACAAATTTTCCGTAAGTAAAATAACCAATAATAAGAAGTGCAATTCCTGCTAGAAATGTATACATGAAATCATCCCTTTCCGTACAATGTATGCGTTTACATAAAGTATAAGAGATGAGAGGGAGGAATGGACTCATTCCGCTCTAACATGTCTGAAAGTTGGATTGAGATGTCTGTATGAAAGACTGACATGCACTCGGAATTACAATTCAAGTTCAGTACGAAGCGCTTTTACATAATTACGACTTACAGAAAGCTTTTCTCGAGCACCTTCTAATTCAAGCTGATAAGCACCATTAAACCAGGGGGTCAGGCGCGTCACGTAGTGAAGATTAACAAGATATCCTTTATGAATTCTAAAAAATGAGAAGGAGGATAGTCGGCTTTCAAGTTCTTTTAGCGCCATCTTCACTTCGTACTCGCCATTTTTCACAACGATCCGTGAGACTTTTTCATCGCGAAAAATAAAGAGGATATCATTGGGATCGAGGTAATGAATCTCACCTTCTAGTTCAACTGATAGCTTGCCTTTCTTTGGTGGAAGATCTTCTTTAGTAGATACGTGCATCAACTTCTCTAGACGCTGTACGGTTTGATAAAGCTGTTCTTCATCATAAGGTTTCAGAAGATAGTCAACCGCTTCATATCGAAAAGCTTCTGCAGCAAATTCAGGATAAGCAGTCGCAAAAACAATGTGCGGTGGTTTTTTTAGTTCCAATAAGGCTTTTGCTGCTTCCATCCCATTCATTTTGGGCATCTCGACATCAAGAAACACAACATCTGGTTGGAGTTGAAGTGCTTTGATCACAGCTGTTTCACCTGAATCAGCTTCACCAATGACATTTATCGACTTACAATGTGAGAGTAAATGAACGAGTTCCTGGCGGCTGTATCGTTCATCATCCACGATTAAACATTTCAATTCGTTCATCTATTCGTCCTCCATTAGTGGAATCAAAAAGCAAATGGTTGTACCGTTATAAGGCTCGCTATGAATGGAAAGGCTTGCTTCGTTTCCAAATAGCATTGTTAGGCGACGATTTACGTTATAGAGTCCGAGTCCTGTACCAATCTCAGACGCGACGTGTGCTTTTCCGAGCTCTGTTAAACGATCAGGGGGAATCCCTTCACCGTTATCAGTCACACAAACAGTAACCCCGTTTAGATTTTGAGCAATCGTAATTTCAACGAGACAATCGTTTTCCTTATTTTTGATACCGTGTTTAATCGCATTCTCAACAATCGGCTGTAACGTCAGGGGAGGCAATTGAACCGTTAATACACTTTCATCAATTGTATATTTAACGGTTAGTCTGTCTACAAAACGAGCTTCTTCCACTTCCAGATAGGCTTTCACATGTTTTAACTCCTGGTTAAGCGACGTCATATTTGCCGTAGTTCCAGATAAATTCTGTCTTAAGAAGTGTGAAAGGGAGACGAGTAATTTACGTGCTTTATCTGGTTCAATTCGAATTAACGAAATGATCGTATTAAGTGAATTAAACAGAAAGTGCGGACTGATTTGTGCTTGTAATGCTTTGATTTCGGCTTCTTTTGCGAGCTGATAGGCTTTATCTGCTTCAGCGATTTCGAGCTGATTACTAAGAAGATTGCTGAGACCGAGCACAAGCTCAGTAATAATATGGGTAATCTCTTTTTCCGATCGGAAGTAAAATTTTAGCGTGCCGATTGTTTTC encodes the following:
- a CDS encoding LytR/AlgR family response regulator transcription factor, which translates into the protein MNELKCLIVDDERYSRQELVHLLSHCKSINVIGEADSGETAVIKALQLQPDVVFLDVEMPKMNGMEAAKALLELKKPPHIVFATAYPEFAAEAFRYEAVDYLLKPYDEEQLYQTVQRLEKLMHVSTKEDLPPKKGKLSVELEGEIHYLDPNDILFIFRDEKVSRIVVKNGEYEVKMALKELESRLSSFSFFRIHKGYLVNLHYVTRLTPWFNGAYQLELEGAREKLSVSRNYVKALRTELEL